The Hydrogenobacter sp. genome has a segment encoding these proteins:
- a CDS encoding glycosyltransferase family 9 protein: protein MILFYRRGALGDTLLTFPVLEILKRRGKRILAVGNVDYFNIAKQAGWVDEINYEIPHMDFEKVIKVSVDGDVKPFPERRVWIVDHYLESLGLKDIYSRLLNMIPLKDNPLRGKAVIHPSSGSARKNPQIELFLRIEEYLKKHGYEVIYLIGEADKWVKKYVSRIYESENPTEMAKALSNARLFVGNDSGVSHLASYVGVPSFIFYGPTDPLVWKPIGEKVYQISLNLPCSPCFPYTCQERLCLNTDTLFKSFIKAIKSLMI, encoded by the coding sequence GTGATACTCTTTTACAGAAGAGGCGCTCTCGGAGATACCCTTCTTACCTTTCCAGTGCTTGAAATACTAAAAAGGAGAGGAAAACGTATCCTTGCAGTCGGAAACGTTGATTACTTTAATATCGCTAAGCAGGCAGGATGGGTTGATGAGATCAATTACGAAATCCCACATATGGACTTTGAAAAGGTTATAAAAGTGTCAGTAGATGGTGATGTAAAACCCTTTCCTGAGAGAAGGGTCTGGATAGTTGATCACTATCTTGAGAGTTTAGGTCTGAAAGATATTTATTCAAGGCTGCTTAATATGATACCCCTTAAGGACAATCCTTTGAGAGGCAAAGCTGTTATCCATCCTTCAAGTGGCTCTGCGCGTAAAAATCCACAAATAGAACTTTTTCTTAGGATAGAGGAATACCTCAAAAAACACGGTTATGAGGTTATTTACCTTATAGGAGAAGCTGATAAGTGGGTAAAGAAGTACGTATCACGAATATACGAAAGCGAAAACCCTACAGAGATGGCAAAAGCCCTCAGCAATGCAAGATTATTCGTTGGTAACGATAGTGGTGTGTCTCACTTAGCAAGTTACGTTGGCGTACCTTCCTTTATATTTTATGGTCCTACGGATCCTTTGGTTTGGAAGCCCATAGGGGAAAAAGTTTATCAAATAAGTTTGAACCTGCCGTGCTCTCCCTGTTTTCCATACACATGCCAGGAG